A portion of the Oncorhynchus gorbuscha isolate QuinsamMale2020 ecotype Even-year linkage group LG19, OgorEven_v1.0, whole genome shotgun sequence genome contains these proteins:
- the LOC124005728 gene encoding inositol polyphosphate 5-phosphatase K-like isoform X3 encodes MAVEDSWSHLFMSSLAPRGYLKVSSIRMQGLLLLFFSKLAHVPFIRDIQDTYSRTGISGYWGNKGGVSIRLSFYGHMLCFLNCHLAAHMQYASQRVDEFEYILDTQTFDPKKTPHILDHKLVFWFGDLNFRIQDHGMHFLRNCITSHKFNLLWSKDQLTMMKKTEALLQEFDEGPLDFQPTYKFDRFSDCYDSSGKMRKPAWTDRILWRVKPKEPPPEAEKDEDRDSGLDEKNTKNQQEEEEFPLKLKQDSYTSNMEYGVSDHKPVIGIFTLELRKMYEAPLVRVCAEGEWSADFDAMVIYSPLQPFPSSAWDWIGLYKVGFRSVSDYITYTWVKDDEVSFNDELTQVYVSKDEIPALGGECVLCYYCSTLQCIVGISSPFKVHESKVAVEEGLALDFIAGPNMTS; translated from the exons GTGTCCTCCATCCGCATGCAGGGCCTCCTACTGCTGTTCTTCTCCAAACTGGCCCACGTTCCATTCATTAGAGACATCCAGGACACCTACTCTCGCACAGGCATCTCCGGCTACTGG GGGAATAAAGGCGGGGTGTCCATCCGCCTGTCTTTCTACGGCCACATGCTCTGCTTCCTCAACTGTCACCTGGCGGCACACATGCAGTACGCCTCGCAGCGTGTCGACGAGTTCGAGTACATCCTGGACACGCAGACCTTTGACCCCAAAAAGACCCCGCACATCCTCGACCACAA gttggtCTTTTggtttggggatttgaacttccgCATCCAAGACCACGGCATGCATTTTTTGCGCAACTGCATCACCAGCCATAAGTTCAACTTGCTGTGGAGCAAAGACCAG CTGACCATGATGAAGAAGACTGAGGCTCTCCTGCAGGAGTTTGACGAGGGACCTCTGGACTTTCAACCAACCTACAAATTCGACAGGTTCTCTGACTGCTATGACAGCAG TGGTAAGATGCGTAAGCCGGCCTGGACAGACCGGATCCTGTGGAGGGTGAAGCCTAAAGAGCCACCCCCAGAGGCGGAGAAGGACGAGGACAGGGACTCTGGTCTGGATGAGAAGAACACCAAGAAtcagcaggaggaggaagagttcCCTCTGAAACTCAAGCAGGATTCGTACACCAGCAACATGGAGTACGGCGTCAGCGACCACAAGCCTGTCATCGGCATCTTTACCCTGGAG TTGAGGAAGATGTACGAGGCGCCGTTGGTGCGCGTGTGTGCCGAGGGTGAATGGAGCGCCGACTTTGACGCCATGGTGATCTACAgccccctccagcccttcccttcTAGCGCCTGGGACTGGATCGGCCTCTACAAG GTGGGATTCAGGAGTGTTTCGGACTACATTACCTACACCTGGGTGAAGGATGATGAGGTCTCGTTTAATGACGAGCTCACCCAG GTCTATGTGAGCAAGGATGAGATTCCGGCGCTGGGAGGGGAGTGCGTGCTCTGCTATTACTGCAGTACGCTCCAATGCATTGTGGGTATTAGCTCACCCTTTAAG GTACACGAGTCCAAGGTGGCCGTTGAGGAAGGTCTCGCGCTGGACTTTATTGCTGGACCAAACATGACCTCTTAA